In the genome of Cryptomeria japonica chromosome 8, Sugi_1.0, whole genome shotgun sequence, one region contains:
- the LOC131079994 gene encoding protein TIFY 10a, translating into MSEPQLVTIDFLGIGRDGSATENTSSDMDCQRQVLKRRGIQSCLGKIKPHMLQQVLSDGYLSNLEHSHREDSEDLKTMELFPQHATGFRSDSEDRQLLFLDSETSSSEAAAAFDESKPPAKPSSSQLMLFYNGAVYFYGNVSSDKAKDIMSMAAGNGNTANTSNCEALSKGLKESVSDLEGSANGAKERHPLGISHWKLPIAKKKSLQRFLQKRKAG; encoded by the exons ATGTCTGAACCTCAGCTGGTCACAATCGACTTCTTAGGAATTGGTAGGGATGGCAGTGCCACAGAGAATACCAGTTCTGACATGGATTGTCAGCGACAAGTTCTGAAAAGGCGAG GAATACAGTCTTGCCTGGGAAAGATTAAACCTCATATGCTGCAACAGGTGCTCTCTGATGGATATTTGAGCAATCTAGAGCATTCTCACAGAGAAGATTCTGAAGATTTAAAGACTATGGAATTGTTTCCTCAACACGCCACAGGATTTCGATCGGATAGTGAGGACAGGCAACTGCTTTTCCTCGATTCAGAAACCAGCTCTTCTGAAGCTGCCGCTGCATTTGATGAATCCAAACCCCCTGCGAAACCCTCATCTTCTCAACTAATGCTTTTCTACAATGGAGCAGTATATTTCTACGGCAACGTTTCTTCTGATAAA GCAAAGGATATTATGTCCATGGCTGCCGGTAACGGAAATACTGCAAATACTTCAAATTGTGAAGCTTTATCAAAGGGATTAAAAGAAAGTGTTTCCGATCTAGAAGGATCTGCAAACGGTGCAAAGGAAAGACATCCTCTCGGCATATCACATTGGA AACTTCCAATAGCGAAGAAAAAATCGCTTCAACGCTTTCTCCAGAAACGGAAGGCCGGCTAG